The Sinomicrobium kalidii region GCCGATAACCCTCGCCCATCCTTCAATACTCGGTATAATGGCTTTTTTGCCCCCAATCTCGGTTACGGACTCTACCTTTCCTATAAATTTACTGCCTATATAGCTTTCGTGTACAAACGTTTTTCCCTGTTTAAGTTTGCCTTTGGCATGCCACTGGGCCATCCGGGCCGAAGTTCCCGTTCCGCAGGGGGAACGGTCAATGGCCTTGTCGCCGTAAAAAACCGCATTCCGGGCACTGGCATCGTCAGACAGCGTTTTTCCTGTCCACAGGATATGGCTAAGCCCGTTTATGGTATGGTCTTCGGGATGGACGAAGGTGTACTTCTCATTCAGCTGGTTTCGCAAATGCCTGCTCCAGCCGATGAGTTCGTCGGCAGGGTGGTGTTCCAGTCCTTTAAAATTGTCCTGTACATCAACAATACCATAAAAATTACCTCCGAATGACACGTCAATGACAAGCTTTCCGAGACGGGGACATTCCACTTCGAGGTTTTCGGCCTCAAGGAATGATTTTACATTGACCAACCGTACCGCTGTCACTTTTTTTCCTTCC contains the following coding sequences:
- a CDS encoding 4-hydroxyproline epimerase encodes the protein MRKTFFCVDAHTCGNPVRVVAGGGPFLEGKNMSEKRQHFLREYDWIRKGLMFEPRGHDMMSGSILYPPTDKANDVGILFIETSGCLPMCGHGTIGTVTVMIEEGLVTPKVPGKLRLETPAGLVEVSYRQEGKKVTAVRLVNVKSFLEAENLEVECPRLGKLVIDVSFGGNFYGIVDVQDNFKGLEHHPADELIGWSRHLRNQLNEKYTFVHPEDHTINGLSHILWTGKTLSDDASARNAVFYGDKAIDRSPCGTGTSARMAQWHAKGKLKQGKTFVHESYIGSKFIGKVESVTEIGGKKAIIPSIEGWARVIGYNNIFIDDDDPYAHGFQVV